In Caldibacillus debilis DSM 16016, the genomic window CACGATCCGGACGAGGAAAGAAAAGATGCCCGGTCCGGACCGGATCCGAATGGCGGAAGGAATTTTCGGAGGAAAAAAGGTTTGTAGAAAAATATCGTAAAATCTATAATTTTTTGTATTTACATAACAATTTGGTTATGATAGTTTTAAATTATTACTAAATTAGTTTAATTATGGTAAATGGGGGTGCAATCGGGCGGGAGGATTTCATTGAATTCTATTTTGTAAAATTTCAATTTCATAAGGAAAGGAGCAGATGAATGGCAAAGAAATTTTTTAACATTTTTTTCGCTTTTTTGTTGATTTTTTCAGCCTTTTCCATCCAGTTGCCCGCATATGCCAAAACCGGCGGCTTGCCGGTCAAAAAGCTGGATGTGAACCGTCCGGAAATCAAGCCGGGGCGGACGCTTTCCGAGAGGGACGGAGAGCGGTACGATCCGGATGAAAAGGTTCGCGTCGTCGTGGAATTGAAAGAGGATCCGGCGATCGTCGATTTGGCGAAGAAAAACGTAAAATTTTCCGAATTGACGGCGGCCACGCGGAAAAATGCGGAGAAAAAAATCCTGGAAGAGCAAAACCGGGTGAAAGAACAAATCAAAGACAAAAAAATCGCCGTTAAGTTTTTGCATGAATTTACGACCATCTATAACGGTTTCAGCGCGGAAGTAAAGTACAAGGATATCGAGAAAATCGAAAAGATCAAACAGGTGAAAAACGTCTTCATTTCCAACAAATACGAACGCCCGAAAGAAAAACCGGAAATGAAATACAGCAAAGAATTGGTCGAAGCCCAAAAGGCATGGCAGGCGGCGGGTTTTAAAGGCGAAGGGATGGTCGTCGGGATCGTCGACTCGGGCATCGACTACACCCATAAAGACATGAAATTGACGGATCTATCGAAGGCCAAATTATCCAAGGAAAAAGTGGAAAAGCTGGTCAAAGACAACGGGCTCCCCGGCAAGTTCTATACGGACAAAGTCCCTTACGGGTACAATTATATGGACCAATCGGATGAAATCCGCGATCTTGGTTCGGCTGCTTCCATGCACGGCATGCATGTTGCCGGGATCGTCGGCGCCAACGGGGATGAAGCGAATGGTGGCATCCTGGGGGTCGCTCCGGAAGCCCAGCTTTTGGCGCTGAAAGTCTTCGGCAACGATCCGGATGCCGGATACACCTACGGCGATGTTTATGTCAAAGCGATGGACGACGCCATCAAATTGGGGGCCGATGTCCTGAATCTGAGCTTGGGTTCTCCCGCCGGATTCGTCTCGCCGGATGATCCGGAACAGCAGGCCGTGAAACGGGCGATGGACAGCGGGATCCTCGTTTCCATTTCGGCCGGGAATTCCAATTATTTTGGAGATGGATATTCCGTTCCTTATGCCTCCAATCCTGACTACGGGCTGGTCGGCTCGCCGGGGGTAGCCTATGAATCCCTCCAAGTCGCCTCCTTTGAAAACAGCTTCATCGATTTGGATGCCTTTGCATATGACATCGATGGAACGAAGGGAACCGTCGGCTATAAGTCCGCTTCAAGCGCCCATCCGAAGGATTATTACGAGAAAACCTTTGAGCTGGTCCATGTCGGATTGGGATACCCGGAAGACTTTAATGGGAAAGATGTGAAGGGAAAATTTGCGTTAATTCAACGGGGAAAAATCTCTTTCGTCGAGAAAACGCTGAACGCCCAGAAGGCGGGGGCCAAAGGGGCGATCATCTATAATAACGAGGACGGATACTTGGACATGGCTACGGATCCGGCCATCGTCATCCCGCAGCTGTTTATTTCGAGAGTGGATGGAGAAAATTTGGCGAAAGCCCTCGATGCGGGAAAAACCGTTCAAATCACCTTTGGCGACGAAAAAGTCACCATTGCCAATCCGGAAGCGGGGAAAATGAGCGCCTTTTCCTCCTGGGGCTTGACGCCCAACTTGGATTTCAAACCGGAAATCACCGCTCCCGGCGGGAACATCCTCTCCACCCTCAACGACAATCAGTACGGAGTCATGAGCGGCACCTCCATGGCGGCGCCCCATGTTGCCGGCGGCGCGGCGCTGGTCCTCGAGCGGGTGGATCGGGAATTCAAACGGACCTTGGCCGACCGGGTGCATTTGGCGAAGAATCTGTTAATGAACACCGCCCAACCGGTGAAAGACGGGGTAAACACCTATGAATCCCCCCGCAGGCAGGGGGCGGGCCTGATGCAAATCAACGCGGCCCTGTCCACTCCCGTCGTGGTGACGGAGAAAAACACGGGGGAAGCGAAGGTCGCCTTGAAGGAAGTCACCGAAAATACGGTTACCTTCCGGCTAACGGCCACCAACTTTTCGGACGAAAATGTGAGCTATCAGGTGAAGGGCACGGTGCAGACCGATGCGCCTGTTAAGGGCGGATTCGTGGCTCCCGATCAGTTGGAGTCTTTGGATCTGGCAAAAAATAGGGCCACGGTCAAGGTGAACGGTCAGGAAGAAGCCAGCATCAATGTTCCGGCCCACGGTTCCGTTGATTTTACCGTCACCGTGGACGTTTCCAAAGTGGATGAAGCTTTGAAAGCATTTTTCCCCAACGGTTATTGGCTGGAAGGGTTCATTCTCTTGACCGATCCTTCGGACACAAACCCGGCCCTCTCCGTGCCCTATGCCGGCTTTAAAGGGAAATGGGATCAGGCGCCCATCGTTGACGCGCCGGTCTGGGATCTCGAAACCTATTACGGATTCACGGGCGTGCTCACCCCCACCGAAGATGGAGACTATTCCTACTTGGGATACGATCTCGCTTTGAAAACTTACAATCCGGAAAAAATCGCCATTTCGCCGAACGATGGCGCCTACAACAAGGCAGTGCCGGTCCTTTCCCTGCTCCGGAACGCCAAATCCTTGCAGGTGAATGTCCTCGATGAGGACGGGAAACTGCTTCGCGTGCTGGCGACGGAATATAATCTTCCGAAGAGTTACGACGCGACTGCGCCCTATTATTTGTCCGATCTCTGGGGATGGGACGGCCTTGTGAACGGGAAACCGGTGCCCGACGGGCAATACTATCTGGAAATCGTGACGGTCATCGATTATCCCGGCGCGAGACCCCAGTCTTTAAAATTGCCGGTCAAGGTGGACTCGAAGGCGCCCCAGATCCAGGCAACTTTCGATACGGAAACGGGAAAGATTGCCGCCGAATTTTCCGATGACAAGGGCGTACAATATTGGGAAGTGCTTGTCGACGGACAATCGGTGTTTGGCCCAATCTCGCCGGCGGTAAAGGAAGTCCAACTGGAAAAGATCGTGAATGAAAAACAAAGGCTGGAAGTCGCCGTCTTTGACGATGCCGGCAACCAGGCGAAGACCGTTCTGCAGGAAGGCGAAGATAAGATCGGGCCGGAAATCTTTTGGGTTACGCCGGAAAAATTGGCTGTTCTCAATACTTCCCCGGTGGAAGTATCCGGATTGGTTTCCGATCCGTCCGGCGTGGAAGCCGTTTACATCAATGGGGAACCGGCGGAACTGGAGTATAATAATTTCTTAGGCAGCTACGTCTTCTATAAGGAATTGGAACTTGACGACGATTACCACGAAATTAAGATCAAGGCCGTCGACAAGCTGGGCAATGAATCGCAAATCGTGCGCAACTTTATCGTCGATACGACAGGGCCCGAATTCGATTTGACCCAGGTGCCGAAGACCGTCAGCCCCGAGACGGTAACGGCGAAAGTAACCGTCGGTGTCAAAGACAACTTTGACTCGTTAAGGGTGTATTTGAACGACAGCGAAATCTTCCATAAAGATTTGAGCGCTCCGTACGGCAAGAAAGAATTTTCGCAAACATTGGAACTGACCCTCGACCTGCCGGATGACGAAAACACCTTCACATTGAAGGCGGTTGACGTGGCCGGGAACGAAACCGTCCAATCCTTCACCATCGCCAAGAAGGAAGACGGGGATGACAACGGCGGCGGTGATGACGGCGGTGACGACGGCGGCGACAATGGCGGTGATGACGGCGGCAACAACGGTGGTGACAATGACGGCAACAACGGCGGCAATGGAGGCAATGGCGGCAACAACGGCGGGAACAACGGAGGAAATAACTCCGGCGGGAACAACACCGGAAATGGGAATGACAGCGGCGGCAACAACCAAGCCGGCGGAAACGACAGCACCGGCGGAACGGATACGGGAACAAACGATTCGTCGGGCAGCCTCCCCGATACTGCGACAAACCATGGAAACCTCCTGGCCGCGGGACTGCTGACCATCCTCACGGCCTCGGCGCTGGCCGTTTACACCCGCTTCCGAAACCGAAAAAAAATAATGGAATAAATGGATGAAGAGATTGTCCCAAAAGTGTTCGCGGCGCGTTCGCTTTTGGGACGCTTTTTTGTGCCGAAAAAAGAAGACCGTTCCCTTTTAGGTCCCTAACCCTGCCTGAAAGGAGGGTTTCTTAACCCGCAGCAACTCATATGCCAATGAATCTTGAATTCTCATCCCCGTACATCATCTTTCCCGGATCGCGGTTCCGGCGGAGGAATAGTGGATCCGGCATGCTCGTTCCCCGCGATGGGCGGAAGCCGCCAGGCCTTCCATCCGAAGGTCCGGTTCCTTCGCCGCCCGGTTTTTTCGTGGGCTTTGCTCAATCATTTGGGGGTGTCTTAAGTTCACATAGTTCTTTCTTCGCCCGTTTTTTTCGTGCACCCGGAATGGCGCAAACCTTCGGAAGGAAATTAGCGGTACTAAGGCCCAGCGGTCTTTTCCGCCGGCTGAAAGGAAAGGGGCTTTTCCGGCGCGGAAGCCGAGGAAACCGGAGGTAATCCCGAAGACAACGGGGGCACGGATCCGGAAAGGCTTTCCCGGCGGGGAGGAAAATCACGTATAATAAAACCAGCAAAGGAAAAATTGAAAAGAAAAGGCATTTTCTTTAATTGGAGGAAAACCGATGAAAATCTTGATGGTCACCGCCTTCGCCTATCCCCACGGCGGCGGGCTGTCCTCCCATGTAAAAACATTGAAGGCCGGGTTGGAACATCGCGGCCATGGGGTGGATGTTCTCTCGTTTTCGGATGTTCCCCTTGTCAAGCGGTATTGGGTGAGGGGCGGCAGCTATCTCCGCAACCGCCGGGAACACGGTGCGGGGTTTTATTGGAGCCAACAAAAACGCAGCGAAATTTTGCGAAAAACTTTGGCGGAAGCTTCTTCCCGTTACGATCTGATCAATGCCCAGGATGTGATGGCGGCGGCCGCATCCGCGGCCACTGGCCTTCCCGTGGTGCTGACCGTCCACGGCTATCTGGCGTACGAAGCCGTCAGCAAAGGAAGCGTCGAACCGGGTGGCATCTACGAAAAACGGCTGCTGGAGATGGAAAAAAAGGCGTACCGGCTGGCGGACCGATTGGTGGCGGTGGACAGGCGCATCCAAGCTTATGTGAAAAATTTAAGCGG contains:
- a CDS encoding S8 family serine peptidase; this translates as MAKKFFNIFFAFLLIFSAFSIQLPAYAKTGGLPVKKLDVNRPEIKPGRTLSERDGERYDPDEKVRVVVELKEDPAIVDLAKKNVKFSELTAATRKNAEKKILEEQNRVKEQIKDKKIAVKFLHEFTTIYNGFSAEVKYKDIEKIEKIKQVKNVFISNKYERPKEKPEMKYSKELVEAQKAWQAAGFKGEGMVVGIVDSGIDYTHKDMKLTDLSKAKLSKEKVEKLVKDNGLPGKFYTDKVPYGYNYMDQSDEIRDLGSAASMHGMHVAGIVGANGDEANGGILGVAPEAQLLALKVFGNDPDAGYTYGDVYVKAMDDAIKLGADVLNLSLGSPAGFVSPDDPEQQAVKRAMDSGILVSISAGNSNYFGDGYSVPYASNPDYGLVGSPGVAYESLQVASFENSFIDLDAFAYDIDGTKGTVGYKSASSAHPKDYYEKTFELVHVGLGYPEDFNGKDVKGKFALIQRGKISFVEKTLNAQKAGAKGAIIYNNEDGYLDMATDPAIVIPQLFISRVDGENLAKALDAGKTVQITFGDEKVTIANPEAGKMSAFSSWGLTPNLDFKPEITAPGGNILSTLNDNQYGVMSGTSMAAPHVAGGAALVLERVDREFKRTLADRVHLAKNLLMNTAQPVKDGVNTYESPRRQGAGLMQINAALSTPVVVTEKNTGEAKVALKEVTENTVTFRLTATNFSDENVSYQVKGTVQTDAPVKGGFVAPDQLESLDLAKNRATVKVNGQEEASINVPAHGSVDFTVTVDVSKVDEALKAFFPNGYWLEGFILLTDPSDTNPALSVPYAGFKGKWDQAPIVDAPVWDLETYYGFTGVLTPTEDGDYSYLGYDLALKTYNPEKIAISPNDGAYNKAVPVLSLLRNAKSLQVNVLDEDGKLLRVLATEYNLPKSYDATAPYYLSDLWGWDGLVNGKPVPDGQYYLEIVTVIDYPGARPQSLKLPVKVDSKAPQIQATFDTETGKIAAEFSDDKGVQYWEVLVDGQSVFGPISPAVKEVQLEKIVNEKQRLEVAVFDDAGNQAKTVLQEGEDKIGPEIFWVTPEKLAVLNTSPVEVSGLVSDPSGVEAVYINGEPAELEYNNFLGSYVFYKELELDDDYHEIKIKAVDKLGNESQIVRNFIVDTTGPEFDLTQVPKTVSPETVTAKVTVGVKDNFDSLRVYLNDSEIFHKDLSAPYGKKEFSQTLELTLDLPDDENTFTLKAVDVAGNETVQSFTIAKKEDGDDNGGGDDGGDDGGDNGGDDGGNNGGDNDGNNGGNGGNGGNNGGNNGGNNSGGNNTGNGNDSGGNNQAGGNDSTGGTDTGTNDSSGSLPDTATNHGNLLAAGLLTILTASALAVYTRFRNRKKIME